The DNA segment GAATAATGCCGCAGCTAAAGGCCAAAGACGTCATCAAAATGGGTCTAAGCCTTTGCTTAGTTGCCTGCAATACGGAATCGACGAGGCAGATCCCTTCCGCCTGAGCCTGCTTGGCAAACTCGACGATAAGAATGGCATTCTTAGCCGACAAGCCAATGATAGTCACCAAACCAACTTTAAAGAATACATCGTTTGCCACACCATTTAATAGCACGAAGCCCACAGCACCAATAATGCCTAATGGCACCACCAAAATAACGGCTAACGGGATAGACCAGCTTTCATACAGCGCCGCCAATACTAAGAAAATAACCAGCATTGAAAACAGTAATAACCATACTGTTTGTGACTCCGCTTGTTTTTCTTGCAGTGAAAGCCCTGTCCATTCGATGCCTGCAGCCGTTGGCAGTGAAGCAGCAATACGCTCCACCTCCTGCATAGCCTCTCCAGTAGAGTATCCCGGTGCAGGAGACGCCGACACCGCAACGGCTAATAAACCATTAAATCGGGTCAGTTGTTGCGGCGCCATTTGCCACACAGGGGTGACAAATTCAGAGAGATAAACCGTGCCGCCTTGCTCATTGCGGATAGCCAGTTGCAATATATCCTCAAGTTGCATTCTTGACTCAGCTTGAACTTGAACAATCACCTGTTGCAAGCGGCCATTATTAGGAAAATCATTAACGTAATTAGAGCCCATTGCAGTAGAGATTGTGTCGCTAATCGCGTTAAAAGGCACCCCTAGCGCCCGCGCTTTGGCGCGATCAATATTTAGGTGTATGCCACTGGTTTCAGGCAGCGCTTCATAGAACACAGATGATAGCTTTTCACTGGCATATGCCTGCTCAAGGAATTCCTTTTGGATCAATTGGAAACGCTCGTAACCTGCATTACCACTGTCTTGTAATTGAAAAGATAAATTGGATGAGTTGCCCAAGCCATCTATCGCAGCGGGTAACACACTAAACACTTCTCCTTCCGTTAAATCACTTAAATAATCACTTAACGCTGCCACTTCCTGTTGTGTAGAGCTACCACCACGTAGCTGCCAGTCTTTTAATGTCGTAATGCCAAAGGCAGAGCCTGGGCCAGTACCACTAAAACTGAAACCAAGAACACTCATGCTGGCATCAATGGCCTCTCGACCTAAAGTAAACGCCTCAATTTTACTCACCACATCCATAGTTCGCTCTACCGTCGCATCAGGCGGCAGCTGGATAGACGTCATATAGTAGCCTTGATCTTCTTCGGGTAAAAAGGTGCTCGGCACTAGAGTAAAGCTATAAATACATGCCACCACAAGTACGATGTAAAGTGCCATCACTCTGCCCGTTCGCTTAACGAGATGGGCAACACCAGCTGTCACTTTTTGGGTGAAATTGTGGAAGTTACGATTAAACCAGCCAAAAAAACCACCGCTTTTATGGTCATGCTCAGTCAAAGGCTTTAATAAAGTTGCGCACAAAGCTGGCGTCAATGTTAAGGCTAAGAAGGCCGAGAATAAAATCGACACTGCCATTGCAAGCGAGAACTGCTGGAAAATTGTGCCTACCGAGCCCGATGCAAATGCCATTGGGATAAATACCGCAGATAACACAGCCGTAATCCCAATAACAGCGCTATAGATGCTTTTCATCGCCTGCTCTGTTGCCGCTTTGGGTGGCAAGCCTGTTTCAGCCATTACTCGTTCAACGTTTTCAACCACTACGATGGCATCGTCAACAATAATACCGATAGCCAACACCATACCAAACATAGTGAACACATTGATGGAAAAGCCCATTAGCCACATCACCGCAAACGTACCCAGCAACGCAATCGGAGCGACAATCGCGGGGATAAGGGTATAGCGGATTTTTTGCAAAAACAGGTACATCACTAAAAACACCAACACCATTGCTTCGAGCAGTGTCACGACAACCTTTTGAATGGATATTTTGGCAAAGATAGCCGCATCGGAGGTGATCGAATAGTCCATATTGCTGGGCATGGCAAGCTTAAGCTCAGCCAATCGGTCTCTGATCCCTTGCGAAGTCGCAATCGCATTCGCTCCAGGCGATAGCTGAATCGCAGCAGATGTCGACTGCTGACCATTTTCCCGATTACTAAACAGGTAATTTTGTGCCCCAAGCTCAACCTTAGCTACATCTCCTAATTGGACCATGCCAGCATCAATATTTGAACGCAGCACAATGGCTCTAAACTGCTCTGGGGTTTCTAATTGCCCTTGGGCAGTTAGAGAGTGCACCGTCATTTGGCCGCCAGATGTCGGAGAATCACCGACTTTACCGGGAGAAATCTGCACATTTTGCTCTGCAATGGCTGATGTCACATCTTCCATCGTTAAGTTATAGCCCGTCAACGCCACCGGGTCGACCCAGATCCGCATCGCAAACTCAGCGCCATACATCTGTACTCGTCCCACACCGGGCACGCGCTTTATCTCCTCAACGATATTTCGCACCATGTAGTCACTCAGTTGCTGCTCTGAATATTCGCCACTCGGTGAGATAAGCCCTAAATACATCAGGTTATTTGAAGAAGTGGTTTCCACCGTGATGCCGATTTGACGAACCGCTAAAGGTAGTCTTGGCTCAATGGCTCTGATCTTGTTTTGGATCTCAACCTGAGCCATCTCAGGATCGGTACCATTTTCAAAGGTCACCGTAATTGAGGCGCTTCCGCTAGCATCTGACGAGGAGCTAAAATAAAGCAGACCATTAATCCCTGAGATCTCCCGCTCAATCAAGGTCACAACACTGTCATTAATCGTTTGTGGACTCGCGCCAGGGTAAGATAAGTACAAACCAATACTCGGCGGCGCAACGCTAGGAAAACGCTCGACAGCCAACTTAGGAATGGCGATCACTCCAGCGATGCTAATTAAAATAGCAATAACCCATGCAAAAACAGGTCGAGAAATAAAAAAATACGACACAATAAACTTCCTCTTACGCTATCCGTTGATACATTACTGCTGCCAATCAGACAGGACTAACTCAGCCCCTTCGCGCAGGTTATCTTGGCCAGTCACTACCACTATATCGTTTGGATTAACTCCTTTCGAAATTACATATCGTCGCTGTTGCAGCCCTTCTAGTTGTACAGGTCTTAGCTCAAACTTGTCGTTAACAACAATGTAGACAAACGGTAAGCCCGCACTGTTGCGGCGAACCGCGTGTTCAGGAACCGTGATTGCTTGCAATTTCTGACGCGGGATCTGGGTTCGTACGTACATTCCAGGTAAGAGTTTTTGCTGCGCATTATCGGCAATAATACGAATAATCAGATCACCGGTATTTTCATCAACGCTGATCCCTGAAAACAAAATTTGTCCTTCGATATCATCTGCACTCTCTGCAGACGACTGCACAATCACCTTGACCCCTTGCTCACTGTTTTTCTGTTCATTGGCTAATAAACGTCGCAATAACCCAAGTTTCGATGCGGGTTGACGAACATCAATATAGACCTTATCAATCTGCTGAATGATGGCTAATGGCTGTGGCTCGGTACGGCTAACTAAACTTCCCTCAGTCACTAATGCCTCACCGATAATCCCAGAGATAGGTGCAGTCACTTTCGCATACTCAAGTTGTAACTCACTATGCTTAAGTTGGGCTCGATTTTGCTGCACTGTGGCGGCTGCAATTTGTAAGTTAAAACTGACCTCTTCAAAAGCCTGCTTACTTACCGCCTTAGTACGATCTAATTGAGTAAAGCGATCAACTTGGCTTTGTATTAACGCTAAGTGCGCCATAGATTGCTCAAGCGCCGCTTGTTTTATCTCTACATCGATAGTGAAAATATCTTGGTCAATTTGAAACAGTGCATCCCCCTGCTTGAGGGTGTCTCCTTGCTTAAATAGCCTCTGGGTTATAATTCCTTCCACCTGTGGACGAATTTCAGCGCTACGTAGTGGCCGTACTCGACCTTGCAATTCATCAAACAAGGTGACTTGAGTTAACTCAGCAGTTATGGTGGCGATATTGGCGGTGTTTGGATAATTAAACGCCTCGTCAGTGCTACTTTTCTCACAGGCAGTCGTCCAGAAGCAGACCGCAGCAAACAGCCCTAAACGGGTAATTTTTTTAAATTCACTAGCCATATATTATCTTCACTCATACCTAACAGGCACAGCCAATGTTCTATCTCAATTAAGACAAAACCTAGGCATTAAAAATTGTTGGCGACAGATTAAATGAGCAAAGGTAAAAATAGGGTAAACACGCAGGAAGAAACAAATGCTAGCCGAGCTATTTCTTGAATAACTTTACTCTATATTTACCCCTGGGCCACTAAGCTGTAATCTCCTAGGCCGAATGACCGACAATAGCTAAAAATTTTGATTGGAGAACAGAGATGATCCGTGTTTTATTGATTGAAGATGACCGTGATCTCGCCGAGACGCTACTCCAATTAATGGAGCTCGCCCAGATGCTTCCCGATCACGTCAGTAATGGTATTGCCGGGCTCACATTAGCCCGCAGCAATAGTTATGATGTACTGGTGATTGATGTCGGCTTGCCTAAACTTGACGGCTATAGTGTATGCAAACAACTTAGGGCTAGCGGAATCGATACACCGATACTTTTCTTAACCGCGTTTTCCAGCATAGATAATAAGCTTGAAGGCTTCGCTTCTGGCGGTGATGATTACCTTGCTAAGCCCTTCGATAATCGAGAACTTATTGCTCGTATAACAGCCTTGTCAGGCAGAAAAAGTAGCCATGTAAAACGGCTTGAGATCGCGGGCTTAATCATGAATTGTGAGCAACAGCAAGTGTCCTATCAAGGACAAAAACTTGAGCTCACTCCAGCCTGCTACACCCTGTTAGAAGTACTGATGCGCGCAAGCCCTGAAATAGTCAGTCGTCAATCATTAGAAAACAAGTTATGGGGCGACGAGCCGCCAAGCAGTAATGTGCTTAAAGCACATATATATTATTTGCGCCGGGCATTAACTCAGGTACAGCTTGCAGAAATGCTGTATACCTCTACGGGAAGAGGCTGGGCACTGCGCCCAAGTAACACACGATGAAACTTCGGCAAAGCTTAAGTGCCTTATTACTCGGGGGCGCTGGTTTTATTCTATTGCTACTCGTGCTCAGCTACACCCTGTGGGCGAGAGAGAACTACTTTCGCGCCTTAGATACTTCTTTTAGTGTGAGTATGCATAAGGCTCAGGAGCTGATTAATCAACAAGGATTTGATAGCATTGCGCCCGGATTAGCGATTATTGATGCTCAGCTATTTCGTCAATACAAAGCGCTACCAGAGAGTATTAAACTCACATTTTCAGAAAACCAACTACAGGTTGGCCAACATTATTATGCCGATGGTATAACCCAAAGCGATAAAGCTAAACACCGAGATTTCTTTATCTATACTGCTGAGCATAAAGAACAAGGCATTTACTACCTCGTACAGCAATATGAAGACTCTGATAGCCACAGTCACTGGGACATTGCAGATGATCAGCTGCAACAGATCTGGGTGGTATCGGTCATCGTTACCCTGCTTCTAGTCATCGTCATTTTAGCTTGTTTTCGTTACTTAGCGAAACCTATTTACAGACTCAATGCTTGGTCCAAGCAGTTAAACAGCACCGATCTC comes from the Shewanella halifaxensis HAW-EB4 genome and includes:
- a CDS encoding multidrug efflux RND transporter permease subunit, giving the protein MSYFFISRPVFAWVIAILISIAGVIAIPKLAVERFPSVAPPSIGLYLSYPGASPQTINDSVVTLIEREISGINGLLYFSSSSDASGSASITVTFENGTDPEMAQVEIQNKIRAIEPRLPLAVRQIGITVETTSSNNLMYLGLISPSGEYSEQQLSDYMVRNIVEEIKRVPGVGRVQMYGAEFAMRIWVDPVALTGYNLTMEDVTSAIAEQNVQISPGKVGDSPTSGGQMTVHSLTAQGQLETPEQFRAIVLRSNIDAGMVQLGDVAKVELGAQNYLFSNRENGQQSTSAAIQLSPGANAIATSQGIRDRLAELKLAMPSNMDYSITSDAAIFAKISIQKVVVTLLEAMVLVFLVMYLFLQKIRYTLIPAIVAPIALLGTFAVMWLMGFSINVFTMFGMVLAIGIIVDDAIVVVENVERVMAETGLPPKAATEQAMKSIYSAVIGITAVLSAVFIPMAFASGSVGTIFQQFSLAMAVSILFSAFLALTLTPALCATLLKPLTEHDHKSGGFFGWFNRNFHNFTQKVTAGVAHLVKRTGRVMALYIVLVVACIYSFTLVPSTFLPEEDQGYYMTSIQLPPDATVERTMDVVSKIEAFTLGREAIDASMSVLGFSFSGTGPGSAFGITTLKDWQLRGGSSTQQEVAALSDYLSDLTEGEVFSVLPAAIDGLGNSSNLSFQLQDSGNAGYERFQLIQKEFLEQAYASEKLSSVFYEALPETSGIHLNIDRAKARALGVPFNAISDTISTAMGSNYVNDFPNNGRLQQVIVQVQAESRMQLEDILQLAIRNEQGGTVYLSEFVTPVWQMAPQQLTRFNGLLAVAVSASPAPGYSTGEAMQEVERIAASLPTAAGIEWTGLSLQEKQAESQTVWLLLFSMLVIFLVLAALYESWSIPLAVILVVPLGIIGAVGFVLLNGVANDVFFKVGLVTIIGLSAKNAILIVEFAKQAQAEGICLVDSVLQATKQRLRPILMTSLAFSCGIIPLYLATGPSSEIQNSIGTGVLGGMFTGTVFAVLFVPVFFVFICQLLERVRPKLGVTLN
- a CDS encoding efflux RND transporter periplasmic adaptor subunit encodes the protein MASEFKKITRLGLFAAVCFWTTACEKSSTDEAFNYPNTANIATITAELTQVTLFDELQGRVRPLRSAEIRPQVEGIITQRLFKQGDTLKQGDALFQIDQDIFTIDVEIKQAALEQSMAHLALIQSQVDRFTQLDRTKAVSKQAFEEVSFNLQIAAATVQQNRAQLKHSELQLEYAKVTAPISGIIGEALVTEGSLVSRTEPQPLAIIQQIDKVYIDVRQPASKLGLLRRLLANEQKNSEQGVKVIVQSSAESADDIEGQILFSGISVDENTGDLIIRIIADNAQQKLLPGMYVRTQIPRQKLQAITVPEHAVRRNSAGLPFVYIVVNDKFELRPVQLEGLQQRRYVISKGVNPNDIVVVTGQDNLREGAELVLSDWQQ
- a CDS encoding response regulator transcription factor; the protein is MIRVLLIEDDRDLAETLLQLMELAQMLPDHVSNGIAGLTLARSNSYDVLVIDVGLPKLDGYSVCKQLRASGIDTPILFLTAFSSIDNKLEGFASGGDDYLAKPFDNRELIARITALSGRKSSHVKRLEIAGLIMNCEQQQVSYQGQKLELTPACYTLLEVLMRASPEIVSRQSLENKLWGDEPPSSNVLKAHIYYLRRALTQVQLAEMLYTSTGRGWALRPSNTR